A window of Microcystis aeruginosa FD4 contains these coding sequences:
- a CDS encoding type II toxin-antitoxin system Phd/YefM family antitoxin: protein MIELHPEFLIKNGKKEFAVLTYEEFMKIKEILEDLEDLEDLIQAKEEEKNSQTYSLDEVKKMLNID, encoded by the coding sequence ATGATTGAATTACATCCTGAATTCTTAATCAAAAATGGCAAAAAAGAATTTGCTGTTTTAACTTATGAGGAGTTTATGAAAATTAAAGAAATCTTAGAAGACTTAGAGGATTTGGAAGATTTAATACAAGCAAAAGAAGAAGAAAAAAATAGTCAAACTTATTCTCTAGATGAGGTTAAGAAGATGCTAAATATTGATTGA
- a CDS encoding FkbM family methyltransferase, whose amino-acid sequence MPNINKILGDSAYSFKKLLPQNIIDSLNQSSLYKILREKRLTSRKSLSQAAQDYWVINEAFDHKEKGYFVEIGSADGIKINNTYLLEKCYQWSGICIEANPIYFEQLKINRSAICLNVCVDDREKEIDFICSDLHGGIIDEDTDNRKKNIKNAEVRLLRTKTLANILEEHKAPEVIDYLSIDVEGAETRILADFPFDKYIFNSMTIERPSEFLHNLLIQKGYIWVKLIPGLDSFYIHKSFQKIYGLNQCSYYRTLRSMY is encoded by the coding sequence ATGCCAAACATTAATAAGATTTTAGGGGATTCCGCCTATAGCTTTAAAAAGTTATTGCCGCAAAATATTATCGATTCTTTAAACCAGAGTTCTTTATATAAAATTTTACGGGAGAAGCGACTTACCAGTCGAAAAAGTTTATCGCAAGCTGCACAGGACTACTGGGTCATTAATGAGGCCTTCGATCACAAAGAGAAGGGTTATTTTGTCGAGATAGGTTCTGCGGATGGGATAAAAATCAATAACACTTATTTGTTAGAAAAATGCTATCAATGGTCGGGCATTTGTATTGAGGCAAACCCGATATATTTTGAACAGCTAAAAATAAATAGAAGTGCTATTTGCTTGAATGTTTGTGTGGATGACCGAGAGAAAGAAATTGATTTTATTTGCAGCGATCTTCATGGAGGAATTATCGATGAAGATACCGATAACAGAAAAAAAAACATTAAAAATGCAGAAGTCAGACTGTTAAGAACGAAAACTTTAGCGAATATTTTAGAGGAACACAAAGCTCCCGAGGTGATCGATTACCTGTCTATAGATGTAGAAGGTGCTGAAACGAGAATTCTCGCAGATTTCCCCTTTGACAAGTATATTTTTAATAGTATGACTATCGAGAGACCGAGTGAATTTCTGCATAACCTGTTAATCCAAAAAGGATATATATGGGTTAAGTTGATTCCTGGATTGGATAGTTTTTACATTCATAAATCTTTTCAAAAAATCTATGGATTAAATCAATGCAGTTATTACAGAACTTTGCGATCTATGTATTAG
- a CDS encoding type II toxin-antitoxin system PemK/MazF family toxin, whose amino-acid sequence MTQQLKRGEVWLANLNPAQGSEQAGIRPIIIFQNDIVSQFSTTTITIPLTTNQRRASLPICMLIRQGDGGLSQDSVALCFQIRVLDKTRLIQRLGQLRTETIAQLEDVVLVTLGYQL is encoded by the coding sequence ATGACTCAACAGCTTAAACGTGGGGAAGTTTGGTTAGCAAACCTCAATCCTGCTCAAGGTTCTGAGCAGGCAGGCATTCGTCCTATCATTATTTTCCAAAATGATATTGTTTCTCAATTTTCCACAACAACCATTACTATTCCCCTAACGACAAACCAACGCCGTGCTTCATTACCAATCTGTATGTTGATTAGACAGGGAGATGGCGGGTTATCGCAGGATTCAGTCGCACTTTGTTTTCAAATTAGAGTGCTAGACAAGACCCGTTTAATTCAGCGGTTAGGACAACTTAGGACTGAAACAATAGCTCAACTAGAAGATGTTGTGTTGGTAACATTAGGATACCAATTATGA
- the gltB gene encoding glutamate synthase large subunit, translating to MAQQNNLKIDNIQQIDPYWGPPWLVEERDACGVGFIADVRGSGSHQLIEQALSALGCLEHRGGCSADQDSGDGSGIMTAIPRAILAPWFAENGLNMPESERLGVGMVFLPQATQERADAKAHIEEIVNKYNIKILGWRTVPVRPETLGRQARENQPFVEQILVTSPDLAGSQFDRLLYIARSEVGKQLADDFYFCSFSCRTLVYKGMVRGEILREFYLDLQNPAYSSQFAIYHRRFSTNTQPKWPLAQPMRLLGHNGEINTLLGNINWMSAREPALETEGWTHEELQSLTPIVNPANSDSYNLDSALELLVRTGRSPLEAAMILVPEAYNNQPDLQDYPEIIDFYEYYSGLQEPWDGPALLVFSDGGIVGACLDRNGLRPARYSITNNGYIVVSSEAGTIPLNETTIMEKGRLGPGQMIAVDLEKGEIKRNWPIKQEIARANPYGEWVQSQRTLIDKETAIDIPAPSNLLPLQTAFGYTSEDVDMIIVPMAEQGKEPTFCMGDDTPLAVLSSKPHLLYDYFKQRFAQVTNPPIDPLRESLVMSLTMYLGRRGNILKLGVDDAHLLKLDSPLLNNAELAKVKTSSYKTAELSTLYDLTTGPQGLEDAIANLCAEAAKKVASGAEILILSDRINPIDEKTSYIPPLLAVGAVHHHLIRSHLRLKASIVIDTAQCWSTHHFACLIGYGASAVCPYLALETIAQWWIEPKTQKLMETGKLEAISLEKALINYRKSVEAGLLKILSKMGISLLSSYHGAQIFEAIGLSADLVKLAFNGTTSRIGGLSIAEVAQEAIAFHSKAFPNLTAKKLENYGFVNYRPGGEYHMNSPEMAKALHKAVAAHSQGEGYDHYETYRQILQQRPLTALRDLLEFNSDRASIAIEEVESIESILQRFCTGGMSLGALGREAHETLAIAMNRIGGKSNSGEGGEDPIRYTSLSDVDVEGHSVTMPHLNGLKNGDTANSAIKQIASGRFGVTPEYLMSGKQLEIKMAQGAKPGEGGQLPGKKVSPYIAMLRRSKPGVTLISPPPHHDIYSIEDLAQLIYDLHQINPRAKVSVKLVAEIGIGTIAAGVAKANADIIQISGHDGGTGASPLSSIKHAGSPWELGVTEVHRMLMENQLRHRVILRADGGLKTGWDILMAALMGAEEFGFGSISMIAEGCIMARVCHTNNCPVGVATQQERLRARFPGIPAHVVNFFTLVAEETRQLLAKLGYHSLNEVIGRADLLKVRSDARLTKTESLNLDCLLNLPDGRDRSWLQHEEVHSNGAVLDDEILADSEIKQAIEQQGTVSKTYRIVNTDRSVGARIAGVIAQKYGNDGFEGEIKLNFQGAAGQSFGSFNLPGVNLHLEGEANDYVGKGIYGGEIVIVPPQNANYQPEDNAIIGNTCLYGATGGVLYANGRAGERFAVRNSTAKAVIEAAGDHLCEYMTGGVIVVLGSVGRNVGAGMTGGLAYILDPSLPEKLNPEIVKIQRVGTAAGAEQLKSLIEAHVERTNSPKGKLILANWDSYLGQFWQVVPPSEADSPEAQISTEKTLTSV from the coding sequence ATGGCGCAACAAAATAACCTAAAAATCGACAATATTCAGCAAATTGATCCCTATTGGGGTCCCCCATGGCTCGTAGAAGAACGGGACGCTTGCGGAGTCGGTTTTATTGCCGATGTGCGCGGTTCGGGTAGCCATCAACTGATTGAACAGGCACTTTCGGCCCTCGGTTGTTTGGAACACCGGGGAGGCTGCAGCGCCGATCAGGATTCCGGTGACGGTTCTGGTATAATGACCGCTATCCCTAGAGCTATCCTCGCTCCTTGGTTCGCCGAAAATGGCTTAAATATGCCAGAATCTGAGCGTCTAGGGGTGGGTATGGTCTTTCTTCCCCAAGCAACCCAAGAACGAGCCGACGCTAAAGCACATATCGAGGAAATTGTCAATAAATATAATATTAAGATTTTAGGCTGGCGTACCGTTCCCGTCCGTCCTGAAACCCTCGGCCGACAAGCAAGGGAAAATCAACCCTTTGTCGAGCAAATTCTGGTTACTTCCCCCGATTTAGCCGGTTCTCAATTCGATCGCCTACTCTATATTGCCCGTTCTGAAGTCGGGAAGCAACTGGCCGATGATTTCTATTTCTGTTCCTTTTCCTGTCGTACCCTTGTCTATAAAGGCATGGTAAGGGGCGAAATCCTGCGAGAATTCTATCTAGACCTACAAAATCCCGCCTATAGCAGTCAATTCGCTATTTATCACCGACGTTTTAGCACCAATACCCAACCAAAATGGCCCCTCGCTCAACCGATGCGCTTATTGGGTCATAACGGCGAAATTAACACCCTTTTGGGCAATATTAACTGGATGTCGGCCCGGGAACCCGCTTTAGAAACCGAAGGTTGGACCCACGAAGAATTACAATCCCTGACCCCCATTGTTAACCCCGCTAACAGCGACTCCTATAACCTCGATAGCGCCCTAGAATTATTGGTGAGAACTGGTCGCAGTCCCCTAGAAGCAGCTATGATCCTAGTGCCGGAGGCCTACAATAATCAGCCGGATTTACAGGATTATCCCGAAATTATCGACTTTTACGAATACTATAGCGGTTTACAGGAACCCTGGGACGGTCCAGCTTTACTGGTATTTAGTGACGGGGGAATCGTCGGCGCTTGTTTGGATCGTAACGGTTTGCGACCGGCCCGTTATAGCATTACTAACAACGGTTATATCGTCGTTTCCTCGGAAGCGGGAACTATTCCCCTCAATGAAACCACCATTATGGAAAAAGGTCGTCTCGGCCCCGGTCAAATGATCGCAGTTGACCTAGAAAAAGGCGAAATTAAGCGTAATTGGCCGATTAAACAGGAAATTGCCCGAGCTAATCCCTACGGTGAATGGGTGCAATCCCAACGCACCTTGATTGACAAAGAAACAGCGATAGACATTCCCGCTCCCAGCAATCTCCTTCCCCTGCAAACCGCTTTCGGTTATACATCCGAAGATGTGGATATGATTATCGTTCCCATGGCAGAACAGGGAAAAGAACCGACTTTCTGTATGGGTGATGACACTCCCCTAGCAGTCCTCTCCAGTAAACCCCATCTTCTCTACGATTACTTTAAACAACGTTTTGCCCAAGTTACTAACCCTCCCATCGATCCTTTACGGGAAAGTTTAGTCATGTCCCTGACTATGTATCTGGGACGACGGGGTAATATCCTGAAATTGGGGGTTGATGACGCACATTTACTGAAATTAGACTCTCCTCTGCTCAATAATGCGGAATTAGCCAAAGTTAAAACCTCTAGCTACAAAACAGCCGAACTTTCTACCCTTTATGATCTGACCACCGGACCGCAGGGATTAGAAGATGCGATCGCTAATTTGTGTGCTGAGGCCGCCAAGAAAGTAGCATCGGGAGCGGAAATTTTAATTCTCAGTGACAGAATTAATCCTATTGACGAAAAAACTAGCTATATTCCCCCTTTATTGGCCGTTGGTGCTGTCCATCATCACCTGATTCGCTCACACTTGCGTTTAAAAGCTTCGATCGTTATCGATACGGCCCAATGTTGGAGTACCCATCACTTCGCTTGTCTAATTGGTTATGGTGCTTCCGCAGTTTGTCCCTATCTGGCCCTAGAAACGATCGCCCAGTGGTGGATCGAGCCAAAAACCCAGAAATTGATGGAAACCGGCAAATTAGAAGCTATTAGCCTCGAAAAAGCCCTAATTAATTACCGCAAATCCGTAGAAGCAGGATTACTGAAAATCCTCTCGAAAATGGGTATTTCTCTGCTATCTTCCTACCATGGGGCGCAAATTTTCGAGGCGATCGGATTATCAGCAGATTTAGTTAAACTAGCTTTTAACGGTACTACCAGTCGCATCGGTGGTTTAAGCATTGCTGAAGTGGCCCAAGAAGCGATCGCATTCCACAGCAAAGCTTTCCCCAATCTTACGGCCAAAAAACTAGAAAACTACGGTTTTGTCAACTACCGTCCGGGGGGAGAATACCACATGAATTCGCCAGAAATGGCGAAAGCACTCCATAAAGCAGTGGCTGCTCACTCCCAAGGTGAAGGATATGACCATTACGAAACCTATCGTCAAATCTTGCAGCAAAGACCTCTCACCGCTTTACGCGATCTATTAGAATTTAACAGCGATCGCGCCTCAATTGCCATCGAGGAAGTAGAATCGATCGAAAGTATCCTGCAACGCTTCTGCACAGGGGGAATGTCCCTCGGTGCCTTGGGCCGGGAAGCACACGAAACCCTAGCGATCGCCATGAATCGCATCGGAGGTAAGTCCAATTCCGGAGAAGGAGGAGAAGATCCGATCCGCTACACCAGCTTAAGCGATGTGGATGTAGAAGGACATTCCGTGACTATGCCCCATCTAAACGGCTTAAAAAACGGTGATACGGCTAATTCGGCCATTAAACAGATAGCTTCGGGACGTTTTGGAGTCACTCCCGAATACTTAATGAGTGGAAAACAGCTAGAGATTAAAATGGCCCAAGGAGCAAAACCGGGAGAAGGAGGTCAATTACCCGGGAAAAAAGTCAGTCCCTATATTGCCATGTTACGGCGATCGAAACCGGGAGTAACTTTGATTTCTCCCCCTCCTCACCACGATATCTACTCGATCGAAGATTTAGCGCAATTAATCTACGATTTACACCAAATTAACCCCCGGGCCAAAGTTTCCGTCAAATTAGTGGCTGAGATCGGTATCGGCACAATTGCGGCCGGAGTTGCCAAAGCTAACGCTGATATTATCCAGATTTCCGGACACGATGGTGGTACAGGTGCATCACCCCTAAGTTCGATTAAACACGCGGGTAGTCCCTGGGAATTGGGAGTGACGGAAGTGCATCGGATGTTAATGGAAAATCAACTGCGTCATCGGGTGATTTTGCGCGCAGATGGGGGACTGAAAACCGGTTGGGATATCCTCATGGCTGCTCTCATGGGTGCGGAGGAATTCGGTTTTGGTTCCATTTCCATGATTGCCGAGGGCTGCATCATGGCCCGCGTTTGTCACACGAATAATTGCCCTGTGGGAGTCGCTACCCAGCAGGAACGTCTGCGAGCTCGTTTTCCAGGAATTCCCGCTCATGTGGTCAATTTCTTTACTTTGGTGGCTGAGGAAACGCGGCAATTATTGGCGAAATTAGGCTATCACAGTTTAAATGAGGTGATTGGCCGGGCAGATCTGTTAAAAGTGCGCTCCGATGCTCGTTTAACTAAGACAGAATCCCTCAATCTCGATTGTTTGTTGAATTTACCCGATGGCCGAGACCGCTCTTGGTTGCAGCACGAGGAAGTACATAGTAACGGTGCTGTTCTCGATGACGAGATTCTAGCAGATAGCGAGATTAAACAGGCGATCGAGCAACAGGGAACCGTCAGCAAAACCTACAGGATTGTCAATACTGATCGCTCCGTCGGGGCGAGAATTGCGGGGGTAATTGCCCAAAAATACGGTAATGACGGCTTTGAAGGCGAAATTAAGCTCAATTTCCAGGGTGCAGCTGGTCAAAGTTTCGGATCATTTAATTTACCCGGTGTCAATCTCCATTTAGAGGGAGAAGCTAACGATTATGTGGGTAAAGGCATCTACGGTGGCGAAATTGTCATCGTACCGCCCCAAAACGCCAACTATCAGCCAGAAGATAACGCTATTATCGGTAATACCTGTCTCTACGGGGCCACCGGTGGGGTATTATACGCTAATGGTCGCGCTGGTGAACGTTTTGCTGTCCGCAATTCCACCGCGAAAGCAGTTATCGAAGCGGCCGGGGATCACCTCTGTGAATATATGACCGGGGGGGTAATTGTCGTGCTTGGTTCCGTCGGTCGTAACGTCGGCGCCGGGATGACGGGAGGATTAGCTTATATTCTTGATCCGTCCCTACCGGAGAAACTTAACCCCGAAATTGTCAAGATTCAACGGGTTGGCACGGCTGCCGGTGCGGAACAGTTAAAATCTTTAATTGAGGCCCATGTAGAACGCACTAATAGCCCCAAGGGTAAGTTAATTTTAGCTAATTGGGATAGCTATCTCGGTCAATTCTGGCAAGTGGTTCCCCCCTCGGAAGCGGATAGTCCCGAAGCGCAAATTAGCACGGAGAAAACCTTAACTTCGGTGTAA
- a CDS encoding type II toxin-antitoxin system Phd/YefM family antitoxin — protein sequence MAIPTTYTSHTQAQEHFIQVLEQVELGNSIVIVQRQGHHDVALIAADELSALLEEVYLLRSPANAQRLFQALNWSKEGLSQTAATTSLEELRQELETEIEQEKATEV from the coding sequence ATGGCCATCCCCACCACCTATACTAGCCATACCCAAGCACAGGAACATTTTATTCAGGTTTTAGAACAAGTAGAACTGGGAAACTCGATCGTTATTGTCCAACGTCAGGGTCATCATGATGTGGCCTTGATTGCTGCTGACGAATTATCCGCTTTATTAGAAGAAGTTTATCTTTTGCGCTCTCCAGCTAATGCTCAACGACTTTTTCAGGCCTTAAATTGGTCAAAAGAAGGATTATCTCAGACAGCTGCCACCACTTCTCTAGAAGAATTACGTCAAGAATTGGAGACCGAGATTGAGCAAGAAAAAGCCACAGAAGTCTGA
- a CDS encoding type II toxin-antitoxin system RelE family toxin — MKYQIQFKPKAIKDLEKLSFQDRTRIMAKIEALKDNLQGDVKQLKNFTPNYRLRVGNYRILFEVEEISLVIYRVKHRQNIYN; from the coding sequence GTGAAATATCAAATTCAATTCAAGCCTAAAGCTATCAAAGACTTAGAAAAACTTTCTTTTCAAGATCGGACTCGGATTATGGCTAAAATTGAAGCATTGAAGGATAATTTACAAGGAGATGTCAAGCAATTAAAGAATTTTACCCCTAATTATCGGTTAAGGGTGGGTAACTATCGAATTCTATTTGAGGTTGAAGAAATCAGTTTAGTGATTTATCGTGTTAAACATCGACAAAATATCTACAATTAA
- a CDS encoding DNA cytosine methyltransferase codes for MTNEKLRFIDLFAGIGGFRLAFESVGYDCVYSCEIDDNCRKVYFNNFQEIPEQDIRKIAIHDLPDFEVLTAGFPCQPFSISGKRARFRDTRGTLFFPICEIVELKQDTSNQSIFSIFLTSSRE; via the coding sequence ATGACAAACGAAAAACTCAGATTTATCGATCTTTTTGCTGGTATTGGAGGATTTAGATTAGCTTTCGAGAGCGTTGGTTATGACTGTGTATATTCTTGTGAAATAGACGATAACTGTCGAAAAGTATATTTCAATAATTTTCAAGAAATTCCCGAACAAGATATTAGGAAAATTGCTATCCATGACCTGCCTGATTTTGAAGTGTTGACAGCAGGATTTCCCTGTCAACCCTTTAGCATTTCTGGAAAACGAGCCAGATTTAGAGATACAAGGGGAACTCTATTTTTTCCCATCTGCGAAATAGTGGAATTAAAGCAAGATACAAGCAATCAATCAATATTTAGCATCTTCTTAACCTCATCTAGAGAATAA
- a CDS encoding type ISP restriction/modification enzyme, producing the protein MNPLVNYFRNLQEIHSSQAAVKETSYYGTLETLLNEIGKTLKPRVRCIINLRNQGAGLPDGGLFNVDQFPKNQELEPFTAVFPERGAIEIKGTKEDVKKIAASEQVQKYWQKYGQVLVTNYRNFLLIGRNSQGQPVELEAYSLAPSEAEFWLKTSNPSKFAAEQGDSLLEYLKRVLLQAAPITSPADVAWFLASYARDAKARLEHHSDLPALANIRQALENALGIKFEQERGDKFFRSTLVQTLFYGLFSAWVLWHKQNPDRQDNFDWKLAAYYLHVPMLAILFEQIAAPSKLKSLGLVEVLNWTGAALNRVRREEFFRQFDEGQAVQYFYEPFLQAFDPDLRKELGVWYTPPEIVRYMVARVDRVLREELNIEDGLANPDVYILDPCCGTGAYLVEVLRYITDTLQENGAGALAMALVKKAAIERIFGFEILTAPFVVAHLQLGLFLQSLGVPLIEDSERVGVYLTNALTGWQPPDEESKQKIQQLQLNFPELNQEREAADEVKRGKPILVILGNPPYNAFAGTSPTEEAGLVEVYKQGLISDWGIKKFNLDDLYVRFFRLAERCISENTGKGVVCYISNFSYLADPSFVVMRQRFLQEFDRLWFDCLNGDSRETGKLTPEGNPDPSVFSTQYNKEGIRVGTTIGLMVRKEVRNKNIDVYFRHFWGVSKREQLLDSLNNQDFDDFYQVSNPEKSNRYSFRPSDVSSHYLAWPKLTDLSCQDSSLIIPLQGMDEDRANALIDCEQDVLSLRMQKYFDKTTDWDEFLTLKTGLSRDSASFDAKTVRKKAHQLDSFKENNLKRYNFRPYDTRWCYITLAPNVWKRVRPDLYVQYTYKNLFLLSRSKGVAQPEGIPFLFTQSLFARDCMRGHAVAFPMLIYPSAKHEAKKQDKLFNVESYTTVKITANLSEKSRQYLKQIGINNLEENIENASLIWLHALAIGYSPLYLRENADGIRQDFPRIPLPKSQELLIKSAELGQAIASLLDTENSVIGVTKKPTPALQKIALISCTDGVNLNPDQGDLIINVGWGHGGKNGVTMPGKGKAIARQYTTAEMSVISPEMRKLLGTKTYDIYLNDRAYWQNIPSRVWEYTIGGYQVIKKWLSYREEKLLGRGLTIPEVQEVSEMTRRITAIILLESELDDNYQNIKTAVYSF; encoded by the coding sequence ATGAATCCCCTCGTCAACTATTTTCGCAACCTGCAAGAAATCCACTCCTCCCAAGCAGCAGTAAAAGAAACCTCCTACTACGGCACTCTCGAAACTCTCCTCAACGAAATCGGTAAAACCCTAAAACCGCGAGTGCGCTGCATTATCAACCTCAGAAATCAGGGTGCGGGATTGCCGGACGGGGGACTTTTTAACGTCGATCAATTCCCCAAAAATCAAGAATTAGAGCCTTTTACGGCGGTTTTTCCCGAAAGAGGCGCGATCGAGATTAAGGGAACCAAAGAAGATGTCAAAAAAATCGCCGCCAGCGAGCAAGTACAAAAATACTGGCAAAAATACGGTCAAGTATTAGTCACCAATTATCGCAATTTTCTGCTCATTGGTCGCAATAGCCAAGGTCAACCGGTAGAATTAGAAGCCTATAGTTTAGCCCCGTCAGAAGCCGAGTTTTGGCTAAAAACCTCAAATCCATCCAAATTTGCCGCCGAACAGGGTGATAGCCTCTTAGAATACCTAAAGAGAGTGCTTTTACAGGCGGCTCCTATCACCTCACCGGCTGATGTTGCTTGGTTCCTCGCTTCCTATGCGCGCGACGCAAAAGCACGTTTAGAACATCATTCCGATCTTCCCGCTCTGGCCAATATTCGTCAAGCTTTAGAAAATGCCCTAGGTATCAAATTTGAACAGGAACGCGGAGATAAATTTTTTCGTTCTACCCTCGTGCAAACCCTCTTTTATGGTTTATTTTCTGCTTGGGTATTATGGCACAAGCAAAACCCCGATCGCCAGGATAATTTCGATTGGAAATTAGCAGCCTACTATCTCCATGTTCCCATGTTAGCGATTCTTTTTGAGCAGATCGCCGCACCGAGTAAGTTAAAATCTTTGGGATTAGTAGAAGTTTTGAACTGGACCGGTGCAGCTTTAAATCGAGTCCGACGAGAGGAATTTTTTCGTCAATTCGATGAAGGACAAGCGGTACAGTATTTCTATGAACCATTTCTGCAAGCTTTTGATCCCGATTTACGCAAGGAATTGGGAGTTTGGTACACTCCTCCGGAAATTGTTCGCTATATGGTAGCGCGAGTCGATCGAGTTTTACGAGAAGAATTAAATATCGAGGACGGTTTAGCTAATCCCGATGTTTATATTCTCGATCCTTGCTGTGGAACCGGCGCTTATTTAGTCGAGGTTTTGCGCTACATTACCGATACTTTACAGGAAAATGGCGCGGGTGCTTTAGCCATGGCTTTGGTGAAAAAAGCAGCCATAGAAAGAATTTTCGGTTTCGAGATTTTAACCGCTCCTTTTGTCGTCGCTCATCTACAATTAGGTTTATTCCTGCAAAGTTTGGGTGTACCTTTAATAGAAGATAGTGAACGCGTCGGGGTTTATCTGACTAATGCTTTAACCGGTTGGCAACCCCCAGACGAGGAAAGCAAACAGAAAATTCAACAGCTACAATTAAATTTTCCGGAGTTAAATCAGGAACGAGAGGCAGCTGATGAAGTTAAGCGCGGTAAACCGATTTTAGTTATTCTTGGTAATCCTCCCTACAATGCTTTTGCTGGAACCAGTCCCACGGAAGAAGCAGGTTTAGTGGAAGTATATAAACAGGGTTTGATCTCCGATTGGGGGATTAAAAAGTTTAATTTGGATGATCTCTATGTGCGCTTTTTTCGTTTAGCAGAAAGATGTATCTCTGAAAATACCGGTAAAGGAGTTGTTTGTTATATTTCTAATTTTTCCTATCTCGCTGATCCTTCTTTTGTGGTGATGCGGCAAAGATTTTTACAAGAATTCGATCGTCTTTGGTTTGATTGTCTTAATGGTGATAGTCGGGAAACAGGAAAGTTAACCCCCGAAGGTAATCCCGATCCTAGTGTTTTTTCTACTCAATACAATAAGGAAGGAATTCGAGTCGGGACAACTATCGGATTAATGGTAAGAAAGGAAGTAAGGAATAAAAATATTGATGTCTATTTTCGCCATTTCTGGGGAGTTTCTAAACGAGAACAGTTATTAGATAGTTTAAATAATCAAGATTTTGATGATTTTTATCAAGTCTCTAACCCAGAAAAGTCTAATCGCTATTCTTTCCGTCCCTCCGATGTTTCTTCTCACTATTTAGCATGGCCAAAGTTAACAGATTTATCTTGTCAAGATTCATCATTAATTATTCCATTACAGGGTATGGATGAAGATCGTGCAAATGCACTTATAGATTGTGAGCAAGATGTTTTATCATTAAGAATGCAAAAGTATTTTGATAAAACAACTGACTGGGATGAATTTTTAACTTTAAAAACTGGGTTAAGTCGAGATAGTGCGTCTTTTGATGCTAAAACTGTACGAAAAAAAGCACATCAATTAGATTCGTTTAAAGAAAATAACCTAAAAAGATATAATTTCCGTCCCTATGATACAAGATGGTGTTATATTACTTTAGCCCCTAATGTTTGGAAAAGAGTAAGGCCAGATTTATATGTACAATACACATATAAAAATTTATTTTTATTAAGTCGTTCTAAAGGAGTTGCTCAACCAGAAGGAATTCCATTTCTATTTACTCAAAGTCTTTTTGCTAGGGATTGTATGAGAGGTCATGCAGTTGCATTTCCCATGTTAATTTATCCTTCTGCGAAACATGAAGCAAAAAAACAAGATAAATTATTTAATGTTGAAAGTTATACAACTGTTAAAATAACAGCTAATCTCTCGGAGAAATCTCGTCAATACTTAAAGCAAATTGGTATTAATAATCTCGAGGAAAATATTGAGAATGCTTCCTTAATTTGGCTGCACGCATTAGCTATTGGTTACTCCCCCTTGTATCTTCGGGAAAATGCCGACGGTATTCGTCAAGACTTTCCAAGAATTCCCCTTCCCAAGAGCCAAGAATTATTAATTAAATCTGCCGAACTAGGACAAGCGATCGCCTCTCTTTTAGACACAGAAAATTCCGTTATAGGAGTGACAAAAAAACCGACTCCTGCACTGCAAAAAATCGCCTTGATTTCCTGCACTGATGGGGTAAATTTAAACCCAGATCAGGGAGATTTAATTATTAACGTCGGTTGGGGACACGGGGGTAAAAATGGCGTGACAATGCCGGGAAAAGGAAAAGCGATCGCAAGACAATATACGACCGCAGAAATGAGCGTAATTAGCCCAGAAATGCGAAAATTATTAGGAACAAAAACCTATGATATTTATCTCAACGATCGAGCCTATTGGCAAAATATACCATCCCGGGTATGGGAATATACCATCGGGGGTTATCAAGTCATTAAAAAATGGCTAAGTTATCGCGAGGAAAAATTATTAGGACGGGGATTAACTATCCCAGAAGTGCAGGAAGTAAGCGAGATGACTAGAAGAATTACTGCGATTATTCTCTTAGAATCAGAACTAGATGATAACTATCAAAATATCAAAACAGCCGTGTATTCTTTTTAA